The DNA window AATGAACAGAGTAATAAATCGGCTGGAGATGAATTGTTTGGCATCTGGAAAGATAATGCTGCTGTAAAAAACGTTGAGGATTACGTTCAAAACTTCAGACAGGGCAGAGTTAAGAATGCTGGTTGATACTGATGTCTTAATCTGGTATGTGAGGGGTAATA is part of the candidate division KSB1 bacterium genome and encodes:
- a CDS encoding type II toxin-antitoxin system prevent-host-death family antitoxin, coding for MRATAKELRFNTKELLDTVSRGEEVIITYRGKPCAKLVPIGNEQSNKSAGDELFGIWKDNAAVKNVEDYVQNFRQGRVKNAG